One Echinicola strongylocentroti DNA window includes the following coding sequences:
- a CDS encoding PorP/SprF family type IX secretion system membrane protein, producing MKKLLQIITFAFGLGMMTIISGYAQQLPQFSQYMFNGLHINPGYAGYKGESYIQSTYRSQWVNFPGAPKTFTVTGDFSANEGTMGFGFSVLSDRLGPVTTNGVLLTYAYRIQTGMRSFLGLGVSAGVSEYAIDGSMLDPNDHPDTELPVGRVNLFTPNMNAGIFFNTPRFYAGLSMYNLVGKKSLEREDIALAYHDFHYYLTAGAILPISENVQIKPSFLIKEVKGAPTSYDLNAMFLFFERVWLGGSYRSNMKLGKDNLPENLSNRNSLAMIIEFFATNNLRIGYAYDHNLNVLDSYRNNSHEISIGYYISPKTTRMRNQRWF from the coding sequence ATGAAAAAGCTGTTACAAATAATCACGTTTGCTTTTGGACTGGGAATGATGACAATCATTTCAGGTTATGCCCAACAATTACCACAATTCAGCCAGTACATGTTCAATGGCCTACATATCAACCCAGGATATGCAGGCTATAAAGGTGAATCTTATATCCAGTCCACCTACAGGAGTCAGTGGGTCAACTTCCCAGGGGCTCCCAAAACCTTTACCGTTACGGGTGATTTCAGTGCCAATGAAGGTACGATGGGGTTTGGCTTTTCGGTGTTGAGTGATCGACTAGGCCCCGTCACGACCAATGGGGTTTTACTGACCTATGCTTATCGGATACAGACGGGCATGCGGTCATTTTTGGGCTTGGGAGTAAGTGCCGGGGTATCAGAATACGCCATTGATGGCTCCATGCTGGATCCCAATGATCACCCAGATACTGAGCTACCAGTGGGAAGGGTGAACTTATTTACACCTAATATGAACGCTGGGATTTTCTTTAACACCCCTCGGTTTTATGCTGGACTGAGCATGTATAATTTAGTGGGTAAAAAGTCCCTCGAGAGGGAGGATATTGCCTTGGCCTACCATGACTTTCACTACTATCTGACGGCAGGAGCGATCCTTCCGATCTCCGAAAATGTCCAGATAAAACCCTCGTTTTTGATCAAAGAAGTAAAAGGTGCCCCCACGAGTTATGACCTGAATGCCATGTTCTTGTTTTTTGAAAGGGTATGGCTGGGCGGCTCCTACCGCTCCAATATGAAATTGGGCAAAGATAATTTGCCTGAAAACCTAAGCAACAGGAATTCCCTCGCCATGATCATTGAGTTTTTTGCGACCAATAATTTACGCATTGGCTATGCTTATGATCATAATCTTAATGTGCTGGACAGCTATCGCAATAACTCACACGAAATTTCGATAGGGTATTATATTTCTCCTAAAACCACCAGAATGCGCAACCAGCGTTGGTTTTAA